From Linepithema humile isolate Giens D197 chromosome 8, Lhum_UNIL_v1.0, whole genome shotgun sequence, one genomic window encodes:
- the LOC137001437 gene encoding uncharacterized protein, with protein sequence MTSCCADYCTNSAKKGFRMCRIPRGERRKLWLERINRDDLGLENCDNMRLCHAHFSPDMWEKYPNGEFRCLKSNAVPTIFRNLSAMTATDVSETFLEAEGTSHLGCEMDSKMNEVNDATDTTDNSQGSVLNSGNKNTLSKPMTYSTLERCNCTTSQNLGKLLRRSEQLRANMKRKLASMKKDLKRLKREVL encoded by the exons ATGACGAGTTGCTGTGCGGATTATTGTACGAATTCTGCAAAAAAGGGATTTCGTATGTGTCGAATTCCAAGAGGAGAACGGAGGAAACTTTGGTTGGAACGCATAAACCGTGATGATTTGGGGTTGGAAAATTGTGACAACATGCGTTTATGTCat GCACATTTTTCTCCCGATATGTGGGAAAAATATCCAAATGGCGAATTCAGATGTCTAAAATCAAATGCCGTGCCcacaatttttagaaatctGAGTGCTATGACTGCAACag ATGTATCTGAAACTTTCCTGGAAGCTGAAGGAACATCGCATTTGGGTTGCGAAATGGATTCTAAGATGAATGAAGTCAACGATGCAACAG ATACAACTGATAACTCCCAAGGATCTGTATTAAATTCTGGCAACAAAAATACGTTAAGTAAGCCTATGACATATTCAACGCTTGAACGTTGCAACTGCACTACATCGCAGAATTTGGGGAAGCTACTAAGAAGAAGTGAACAGTTGAGGGCTAACATGAAAAGAAAACTTGCAAGTATGAAGAAGGACTTGAAGCGTTTAAAAAGAGAA gTGCTGTAA
- the LOC105670640 gene encoding uncharacterized protein isoform X2 has protein sequence MALKLIKGIHTLITTENGMPVQQNGSFLVMDVRDNSILTVLDTETMREFYNLNPKNPKNICVDINKKLNCQQKDLRKNETITSDNFIKNIEDVTASSRASNKDADLKENETSHNFLQHIEDGTDSSKDSNKDTTTWEHSATWEHPTIMLLISLYKDHLTLFKNDKIRNEVVWKKIADCLKEKGYIYTAKQTENKWKNLRKSYIKTKDHNSKSGASFKKCKYYDEMEEIYGKSHIVQPVAIASNLSQKIVSISTDEEQRSDRENEDIVPPPKKTKMEKQLHVLTEYMDKNEKAKEKRHKERLEYQKEAIETYKQLMSKLLDKL, from the exons ATGGCTCTAAAGTTAATTAAAGGTATTCATACCCTTATTACCACTGAAAATGGAATGCCAGTGCAACAAAACGGATCATTTTTAGTAATGGATGTGAGag aCAATAGTATCCTTACAGTACTTGACACAGAGACAATGCGAgagttttacaatttaaatccTAAGAatccaaaaaatatatgtgtagaTATCAATAAAAAGCTTAATTGTCAACAAAAAG atttaagaaaaaatgaaacaattacttctgataattttataaaaaatattgaagatgtCACTGCTTCTAGCAGAGCTTCTAATAAAGATGCTG atttaaaagagaatgaaacttctcataattttttacaacatattgaAGATGGTACTGATTCTAGTAAAGATTCTAATAAAGATACTa CTACATGGGAACATTCTGCTACATGGGAACATCCAACAATTATGCTTctcatttctttatataaagatCATCTTACATTATTcaagaatgataaaataagaaatgagGTTGTATGGAAAAAGATTGCGGattgtttaaaagaaaaaggttatatatatactgcaaaacaaactgaaaataaatggaaaaatctaaggaaaagttatataaaaacaaaagatcaTAATTCAAAGTCAGGAGCGTCATTTAAGAAATGTAAATACTATGATGAAATGGAagaaatttatggaaaatctCATATTGTGCAGCCTGTAGCCATTGCATCAAATCtttcacaaaaaattgtatctaTTTCAACTGACGAAGAACAAAGATCTGATAGAGAAAATGAGGACATAGTACCTCCTCCAAAGAAAACTAAAATGGAAAAACAATTGCATGTATTAACAGAATACATggacaaaaatgaaaaagcgaaagaaaaaaggCATAAAGAAAGATTAGAATATCAAAAAGAAGCTATAGAAACTTACAAGCAATTAATGAGCAAGTTATtggataaattataa
- the LOC105670640 gene encoding uncharacterized protein isoform X1, which produces MALKLIKGIHTLITTENGMPVQQNGSFLVMDVRDNSILTVLDTETMREFYNLNPKNPKNICVDINKKLNCQQKDLRKNETITSDNFIKNIEDVTASSRASNKDADLKENETSHNFLQHIEDGTDSSKDSNKDTSKQKKYINYLKYVTFFFLILFYMFIIILYSLLVIATWEHSATWEHPTIMLLISLYKDHLTLFKNDKIRNEVVWKKIADCLKEKGYIYTAKQTENKWKNLRKSYIKTKDHNSKSGASFKKCKYYDEMEEIYGKSHIVQPVAIASNLSQKIVSISTDEEQRSDRENEDIVPPPKKTKMEKQLHVLTEYMDKNEKAKEKRHKERLEYQKEAIETYKQLMSKLLDKL; this is translated from the exons ATGGCTCTAAAGTTAATTAAAGGTATTCATACCCTTATTACCACTGAAAATGGAATGCCAGTGCAACAAAACGGATCATTTTTAGTAATGGATGTGAGag aCAATAGTATCCTTACAGTACTTGACACAGAGACAATGCGAgagttttacaatttaaatccTAAGAatccaaaaaatatatgtgtagaTATCAATAAAAAGCTTAATTGTCAACAAAAAG atttaagaaaaaatgaaacaattacttctgataattttataaaaaatattgaagatgtCACTGCTTCTAGCAGAGCTTCTAATAAAGATGCTG atttaaaagagaatgaaacttctcataattttttacaacatattgaAGATGGTACTGATTCTAGTAAAGATTCTAATAAAGATACTagtaagcaaaaaaaatatattaattacctTAAATatgtcacatttttttttcttatacttttttatatgtttataattatactgtATTCATTGCTTGTTATAGCTACATGGGAACATTCTGCTACATGGGAACATCCAACAATTATGCTTctcatttctttatataaagatCATCTTACATTATTcaagaatgataaaataagaaatgagGTTGTATGGAAAAAGATTGCGGattgtttaaaagaaaaaggttatatatatactgcaaaacaaactgaaaataaatggaaaaatctaaggaaaagttatataaaaacaaaagatcaTAATTCAAAGTCAGGAGCGTCATTTAAGAAATGTAAATACTATGATGAAATGGAagaaatttatggaaaatctCATATTGTGCAGCCTGTAGCCATTGCATCAAATCtttcacaaaaaattgtatctaTTTCAACTGACGAAGAACAAAGATCTGATAGAGAAAATGAGGACATAGTACCTCCTCCAAAGAAAACTAAAATGGAAAAACAATTGCATGTATTAACAGAATACATggacaaaaatgaaaaagcgaaagaaaaaaggCATAAAGAAAGATTAGAATATCAAAAAGAAGCTATAGAAACTTACAAGCAATTAATGAGCAAGTTATtggataaattataa
- the LOC137001658 gene encoding uncharacterized protein, whose product MVRITWHFIPPIAPHFGGLWESSVKLFKHHFKRVVGDSLFTFEELTTFVTEVEGILNSRPITTISTDPNDVLVLSPAHYLIGKPITALPEGDLSSVPVNRLSTWQHITKVRQDFWTRWYLEYLNELQIRNKWVKDGSQVKLDTVVLIKDKNLPCTQWAMGRITKLHPGEDVRRRGMILESSIVKTLTEMVFSFSHFDIYGSVMGNSMPHRLSIVE is encoded by the exons ATGGTTAG AATTACTTGGCATTTCATACCGCCAATAGCGCCCCATTTTGGTGGATTATGGGAATCCTCcgtaaaactttttaaacacCATTTCAAACGCGTTGTGGGGGATTCTTTATTCACGTTTGAGGAATTGACCACTTTCGTAACCGAAGTCGAGGgtattttaaattcaagaCCAATTACTACCATATCAACCGATCCAAACGATGTTTTAGTATTATCACCAGCACATTATTTAATTGGCAAACCTATTACGGCTTTGCCGGAGGGCGACTTGTCCTCTGTTCCAGTCAACCGCCTATCTACCTGGCAACATATTACTAAGGTCCGACAGGATTTTTGGACACGCTGGTATCTCGAATACCTGAATGAACTTCAGATACGCAACAAATGGGTCAAGGATGGCTCACAAGTTAAATTAGACACTGTCGTGCTGATAAAGGACAAGAACCTACCATGTACTCAATGGGCGATGGGCAGGATCACAAAACTACATCCTGGCGAAGATG TGAGACGCAGAGGGATGATTTTGGAGTCTTCTATAGTGAAAACGTTGACGGAGATGGTGTTCAGTTTCTcgcattttgatatttatggAAGCGTCATGGGGAACTCTATGCCGCACAGGTTGAGCATCGTCGAGTAA